Genomic DNA from Limanda limanda chromosome 8, fLimLim1.1, whole genome shotgun sequence:
tttttttctcattgcggtgggctatttaaaccgcgccgcccaagtgcgcccccccccaaaaaaatgtcaccagccgccactggtTCTCAGTGATCGCAAAATAGGTCACTGCTGCATTTCTAaacctttgtttgtgtgtacgcaTCTCAACAACTGTGATAAGATCTATATAACTTCATGGTTTCCATCAGTAGGGGAAGGAAACCAAGTTCTGCCACAGACATGCTTAGTGTCTGGTGACTTCCTAGAGCCGTCTGATTAAAGATAGTTTGTACTTACAAAACCTTGAACCCtagactttttttaaattacaaaacatttaatgaaaCCAAAACGTTGTCAATAGCCTGATACCCCTTACGGTCGTTGAATAATATATTTGGATAACATGTACGTAATCTAGATTTTTTATATCAACCCCCTAAATGGACtgtatatgtaaatacaatacACCAACCCTCCATACTGATCACACAGTACAGTTTCGTATGGTCTGTTCTTATTTTGTGGCTAGATCCAGAGCTGGATTAACCGGGGAGCATGGGGAATACAGGAAGCTGCAGGGCCACTATATTTACCCCACATTCCTCctactttatttacattttactaAGTATTTCAAAACGTTCCTAAAACACCTGGCACCTACTGTAGATCAGTTGTGGAATTATTTCAGTGAATGCATTAATGTATGAGAATAACTTTGAAATACCACAACCACTATTAATGAGGGCCTTAGGATCAATTAATAAAGCAGGACATATTTAAAGGCCCTTGACATGTCATCTGATATTGTTCTCTTCCTGGTGCATATTCACAAACTTattttcaatcaaataaaaaaaaaggcaaccaAAACAGTTGCTTACTTTGTCAGTTTGGTAGTCAACCCCGTTTTGGACCGTAGAATGTTACATTTCCAAGTGTTTTGATGCAATATACAATACGTCTGTCTTTGTGACTAAGAAAGTGCCTCTGTATTCACCCAGTAAGGATATGGTTAAGGTCGGTGTGTGCTCTCTGAAATCCATCAATAAAATGTCTTATTAGGAAATACTGTGCATTTGATCTGTCTGTGTGAACTCTATATCTGCCCCCTGAAATGTTATTAATTTGTTGAGTAAAATGCTGTTGTCTGCtgttgaaaacaaatacaagttTATGATGAACATGAATGTTCAAAATAACTCTTCCTGTCGCTGAATAGAAACCAAGATGTAAAGATAGCGTGACTGTTCCATCTCCTGTGGTACAAGAGGCGATTTAATCTCTACAGCAAAAAAACTGTGAATTTACCGTAACCTCCCTCCCATCGAGACAGCAGCAGACACGTGAGCACTCCTGTGGTTGAAATGCATAGGaggtgttgggggggtgggaATTATGCTTATTATAAATTGGACAGAGAACTGAGAGTTTAtcacagcaaagaagaagaaagacagagctcatcatcatcatcatcatcatcatcatcatcatcatcatcatcatgaagaCTCTTTGCTTCACCCTGGGACTGCTGCTACtcactgtctgctgctgcaatGCCGGTCGTAAGTGATCTCTATTTGTTGCTCATCGACTTCAGAGTTTGCTCAGAGACATGTTTGTACTGATTTCATCTGGTTACTTTCCAACAGCCGAAGCAGTGCGCCACAGCACAGCACCTCAAACCTGCTGCCATGAGTTTTATGAAAAACGTTTACCAATCAAACGTGTGACCAACATAACTAAGACTGACAAGACCTGTCTGAAGAAGGCATTCATGTAAGTCTGCCCGTCAAGTCTTTTGCTGATAATGAGATGAATAGAAAAATGGACATCCTAGTACATCCAAACAAGGTGGATCAAATTAATTGTTCTCTCTGTCATTTTTGCAGAGTCCAAACAGTTATAGGAAAACAGATCTGCTACAGACAGACTTTCGTGTGGGCTCTGGATGTCTACAATCAGCTCCACTGAGGGTGGTGGTGCACAATCGTATCAGCGATGTATTATTgtgtaataatataatagtGACATAACCATGTCTGGTTTTGCAGATCTAAATGGATCTgatgatttttttatattgctgTAAAAGACAAAGTTTTTTCTGTGGACAGTTTGCATTGACTCGGGTTactgtttgtcatgttttttgagctgtgaaataaagttttaaatggTTCTATGTGTTGtctgatgtttatttaaaatctttttgggCCAGCAGATGTGGCATGGTTTCATGAGGCATCCATTTATTATGGTAATGTCACCTTTTACTACGCACCAGCATTTTGAGCCGTATAGGAGAACAGATTTAAGAATGCTGTCGTTGGAGTCTGAGCTTTGTTCTCAGTCTGCACTAATTTTGACTTATTATTCATAACCAAATTTATGAAAGATCTCTACATTTATGGAATGAACATAGCTCATAATTCCAGTGTTTCAAACCATCTTGACCTTTCAGGGCCAATGCTTATGTAGAGTCAAGCGTTTTGGACATCTCTCCATCTGGACATTTATATATGcagtatttgaaaatgtaaaacccACTAATCAAGGGTTAGTCCTTAAAAAAGtgattccacattttttttattgaaaaaattcAATATTTAGCCGGTGGAGCCGGAGACGGCCCGGGGCGCACACCAACAGACTTTTGCCAATTATTTTCGGGACAATGCCTTTAAATATGGATTCAATCCATTTCGTTCTTGTGTCTTCTAAGGCTGGGACATTACGCACAGATCTGTGCTGATCCGTATCTATAATGACTGTAGGGGGATTTTAACCCTGTAaaattcctgtttgttttcacgACACCCCcagtttttatataaaaaatgtcacAGATAAATGCACATGTTTTTGATATTATCACAGCCTTGGATATATcaatagatacacacacacacagaaagctcAGCATGCTGTAACTCATATTCAAAAATTCAAAAAATAGAGGTTTCAGTAATTATATTGTATTGAGTGTACCTGTAGACGTGcacttcatgtttgtgtgtgtgagaggtgggATTGGTGatgatgtgtttatgtgtgtgagcgagacagggagacagggagtGAGGAATAATATCATTACTCAAATTAATTTCTCTGATTTGTCTTTCTCTGGGTgcaaacatgtacacacatttttttgaatCATCCGACTCTCTGAAGTCCAtatctacacaaacacataatttCAGTTGCAAACATTAGTTTAATGGATTTCTTTATACTGAAATAGTGCCACTACAGgaagagagataaaaaaaaagcagtaagAATGCATTGCAATGGCTCATTTCTTGACACGAAGGTAACAATAGGTACTTTTTATATAGTgacaaaaatacatataatagGGAAATAGGTGGAAAGTTTAAAATTCCACAAAAAATACACACCCTTGGATAAATTAAAGCCATATGCAATAACACAGCCAGAATTATTGTACCACACCCCATCTGCCgacaaccaacaaacaaacggaccaAGGTGAAAACACGAGTGGGTGAGCTAATAAAAAGCCGCCTTCATCTGGAATCTGTCAGCTTGTGGTTATGACAAATGGATGGTGAGCTCCGCATTCAAGTAGTTTAGTTGTGAGATGGCCGCTGCTGGTCGAAAGCAATCCTAACAATTTAGCTAGAATGCTTGTAACGTAATACAGGAAATACTAAAGCATAATGACAGAAGTAATATCACCATTTTCATCAGacatattaaaacatttctaaGATAAACTCTATACAATTAAAATTACATCGAAAAATAAACTTCTATCACCTCCAACATTTCTGAAACATAGATTAGTATCTATGTCTCTGAGACTTTGCTTTAATTCACCTTAAAAAAACTGttgatgtttctgtttgtaaaaaatatgtatGTTCCACAAACGCAGACATGTCAATGATATGGAAACCATATCATTTTACAAAGTGTAATTTTTTAATcaggcttttaaaaaatataatattccaTAAAATGAGCATTGTTTATTGTGGTTAAGTGTGTCATGAGACAAATATTTGATGTAGGCTATTATATAATGTAGAGACATTTGTGGAAACACATCGTAAAGGACTCGGTGTGCCTGACACAATCAAAAAATCTGCAGGTTTTCTTTATCTGCACACAAACCGATGCCACAGGCTGTTCTTGTTTTTGCGTCCTGAGAAGCTTGTGAAAGCTTCAGTTTTCAGATGTTACCACATTGCCTTCTGAATCAGATATGATCAGATTAGTttacatttaccatttatttagGTCAGGGGATAGTTAGGTTTAGATAGTATAGCctcaatttaacattttgtagTTTATATGATATAAGGATTCAATGGTTTATTTGTTACACATAAAATAATGTGTCTGTTAACTACAGTCTGGCTCTTCTAAAAAGCCTTATTATTAACAACTATCGTTATGTAAAAAATCTATATCTTTGCTCAATTGCTCAAGTATCTATTGAATCAACAAGATATGGTGATCACATGGCATTCAGAAATTGGGCAATAGGCAATTGAATTAAGGTGGGGTTTGGGGAGGCCCCCCCAATCCAGCGTAGGTTGTCTTGACTCAGACTTTGAAAACCCCCACTCTAAGAGTATGTAAATATACTACTGTTATCGATATACATCTATACATGTGTAGCTTACTCTGAAATTcaggttagatgctaaactgcatgcCATCGTCTCAGTATTCAATAAAGGTAAATCTTTAATCGAATATTTACTACATCCTAATCCCAAACCTCATCCATAAGGATCCCAAAGGTTTCTACAACATTCTCTATGATAATTAATGGGTGTATTAACAAAAGAGAACCGGCACACATTGGGAATTAAAGCATAACCTTGTCAACTTTAATATTAAACATGTACAGTTAGAGCCagaacacacaataaaacaaagaagagaagcagaaaacAGTGTACGtacagcatatatatatatatatatataaaaagaaaatattacaaaaaatcCACCTTTACTTAAATCTATCTCCATTGGTGTTATTAGAAGATGAGTGGTTCATAagcatttaaaaaggaaaatgaactttttaaaatcttgtaTAACAACAGAATAGCTTTTCTCTGGACCTAAAGACAAAGTCTAGTGTATTGGAGCAGTCCTGAGAAAATGTACTCTTggcatatatgtgtgtgtgtgtatgtgtgtgtgtgtataaatgtaaGGACATTTATTCATGGGGTCTTGAGGAGTTCTGTCCAGAGTACAAGTTCTGTTGTTAttcctaaaaaaaaataaaaaaaaataaacaccgCAATAAAACAAAGGCCACTGAGCAGCCTCCAGTATGTACATATAATATGCTCTTCcatcaaaaacaaacaggcaATATTTAACGTGTTGAGGGTATAAGGTTTGTCCCTTTAGCATTTTGCTCTTAATCCAGGTAGTTTAAAAAACTATACTAAAAATAACTGAGTAATCAAGGAGTTATTAAAGAAAACTACAGGAAAAAGGTGTCATGCGTTAACCGTGCATATAGTATTAGCATCAtcatatgaaaataaaacatgacaacTCTGGGAACGTTTTAATAAAGGTTAGACTCTGCGGCACAGTGTGCTGCTTTCTTACTCGGAATTGGCTCAGACCTGGACAAATTGTTATTCTGTTTGACAACAAAGCTATGGGGTAATATTTTGTCAGTATTTAGTCAGAGACAAGGTTATGGCTGAATTGGCAAACATCTCTGAACAGCTGCCTTTCGGGGAAATctagggagaaagagaggaatatAATCTGTACAGTGGGGTTCAGGTCTATGACAACATCCACCATCTACATCACAATATGAAACATCTTTGTAATCACTGTAACCTGTGAAGTTGTAGACACCATTGAGGCTTTTGCATAAtatcttttatttaaatagGAAACACGCACTGCAATGACACTATTCAGGCTGCTGTCAAACCAGATCTCCTTTCTCCTGTCTGTATGGTTCAGACAGACACTATCTATGACCTCAGACATAGCATTTAACACCACACACCTGTCACTTCACACCAGCATATAAAAACAGAAGCATTTTGTTTTAGTGTCAAGTTTGGTCTGCTCCACTGGCCGATCACCTGTTACCTCTAATGGAATCATCTCTGTTGCTTTTTAACGGTTCCACAGTAAAGTAACGGACTTTAGACAGTTATGAGATAACAGTCTGGTACAAGTAAGTGTTATAGTAAATAATTATTTCACTTATCTACATATTTCATAATGGAGCAATTAACTTGTAAAGGGACAATATCATATCAATATCAACCCATTAACTGAGCTGACAACTCTGCTGGCTAACACTTGGAACCTTTGGAAGTAATAATGCAAAAGCCAGAGAAACaaatgagaggaggaagtgaagtaAGGCTAGCATGTTCACAGCTGGCAAGTGTCTTACTATTCAGTTCAACAGCTAATTAACCAATGAGCTGTTACCAAGACACACAGATCCATTTCATTGAGCCACTCTGTTAGTGGGACCTGGGCCTTCCTTCCACCTGACTTTGTCCTCCACAGCTGCCGCCTGCCGCTCAGTTATCCTGCCTTAACTCACATACTGTCCACTCGCCCTTCTCCGAACACACTCTCACCAAGCTCCTTGTGACTGGATGTCTGAGTGTGGTTTCTCTTGTATAACATATTtgagaacaataaaaaaagagggcATTGAGGAGGGAGATAGTACATCTATCCATCTACGAATATCTAGAGAATGTACAACTACTACATGTGTACAAATTGCTATGCATGGTCCCTGCCCCGTGTTTTGGACTCTCAGAGGAAATCAGGCTTCTCCTCTTTGTCAGGAAATATAGGAAAATAGActttcacagacacatgcattcctcaagaaaatgaaaacaattaccCCACGTTGTAAAACCCTGCAGAGAGATAAGCATGTGGGAGATGTGGGCATTGGCATAtctaaatgtgtgtaaatggtgTCCGTGTTAAATGCAACACAGAGGAATGTTATGGAATAAGTTGAATATATATCtgcatgtgcgtgcgtgtgtgcgtgtgttttctGAGGGCCACAGTagacatgaggaagaggaagaagagaaaattaGGTTGCGTAAAACTGAAGGAACAGGACATGTCTCACTTCAAAAGATTTTCCctttcttcttgttcttttccATCGTCCTGTGTGACAAGCAGAGTAAACACAGAGAACATTACATCAATCATCTCATGACCAATCAGATAGGAACAACTCCTGACATGGACGAAAGGGTTTATCATAAAGTGACAAGTCATAAAGAGCAATAGCTATTTCTTTTATAGGTCAGTGGAATCTGTTGAGCCTCTAACAAACTGAAAGTAAGTGTGCCAAAGTGAACAACTACATAATGACTTTTAGAGCTATAGCTAAGATTCTTTCATTCGCGGTGGCCCTGGTGATTCTGAGATGCTTTTATACTGTTAGTCTACCTCCACGCTAGTATGAATACgtttgaaaacacattgatgCTGCTACAGATACACCTGGTGTCCACTTTGCTACTCTACTCTGGAGTTTTAGAGCTGATAAAATTGAGAAGTCTGGAAACACTGCTGGCAACAATTTAGTTTACTTTCACAACTGcatgctgattgggtctttttggTCACGAGGAAGCCTTTGCTGATTTGTCAAGCTCCTATTACACGACTCCCTTCAGGAGGAAAATAACTGGTATTATCCTCAACTACCAGTGTAGAGGACAAAATGGATAACAATTGTGGCTGACCCTGTTATCTTTACTAACAGTTGTTCTGCAGTTAAACTCTGCATTTTACGATCatacaacttttcacatgcatTTGCTAATATTGTAGCAATCTGCGACAATTCCTATGTCCAGCGGGTAGGCCCAGTATACGGGAGTAGTCATGTGAAATGCATGTTCAGGCGCATTAGTATGGACaaggattaaaactgatatagAGACAAAACACGGTTTTGAAACTAAAACAGCATTTTGAATGTAGCCTTACTCCATCACTCTGCTCAGAATAATCTGAGGCAACACAGAGACCCAATGAGACTTGAACTACTTTTCTCCTGCTCTCCCCATCACCTTTGTGCTGGCAGTAGCAATAGACTGCCACAGGTTCAGGATTGTTTATTCagcaacagacaaaaacaaatcaatcactctatatattatattaaagaCATACAGGATGTCATAATTTTTGGACTTTTGACAGCCCGAATGAAACGTGTAGAACAGTGTATGTGCTACTGACTTGGAGGCATCCAGTTTCTGCTGCTCGAGGATTCTCTGCTGAGCCTCCCAGTTAACCTTCTCATCCTCATACactcgtctcttctcctccagctctttgtACTGCGCCTCCAGGTTCCTCTTCATCTGTTCGTGCCGTCGCTCGAGCTGAGGGGCACAAAATATCACACATTCAGTCACTGTCAAGACAGCCTCAATTTCTGCGTGccactcattcattcacttATACATCTGATTTTGATCAGTTTTTTCTGCTAAGAAACATAAAGTAGCTACAACACTATTTTGGGCTTGAGTTTGCTTAGTTAGTAGCTGTGCAAATTCCCTCAACTGATAAAGAGTTTATGAAGATGCAGTTTAAAGCTAAAGCAACTACCGATGTGATCGTGACCATCATTCACTCTTGCAGGACTGAAAAGTGCTTTATGGCACCATACAATGAAAGATTTAATTTTCCCAAAACAATTTTTGGTAACATATTTTGAATTAATCGATGAAATCGTGCAGGTAtagcttgtgtgttttgtggacaTGCTGATTTAGTTTCTTGGTGTTTGAGTTGTGATTGCTTTAGATGAAAATGGTTACTCCAGGCGTTTAGCCAGGCTTCTACCTGTTCTAACGAGGTTTGTCCATACTGACAAAAGTTGATTTCTTATGTTACATCGTCTGTGTATTTAATGTCCAACATTGCTTATAACCAGAGCTCCAGGCTCTTTAATAAGTTTAATATTACTACATTCATTAAGAGCTGCAACACACAGCTGCATCATAGATATCTCTTTATACTGTCTAttactgaaataaaacagataCCTGCAAGTTAATCAGACTCCAGAACGGTCATTGTTCATGGTGTGAACCTTTCAATACCAATTgcttaaaataatttaaataaaatgaaagtgaTATTTAAATCACCCAAATATGGTTTCATCCATCAGCCCGCCAAACCTGAAACTGCcacaaaatgctgctgcttcactgagccagagaaacacacaaatcctcAAACCCACCTCAGCCTCCGAATCCTTcagcttctgcttcttctccttcaccttcattTCGAAAACCTGTTCCATCTCTGCCTccatctttttcattttcatcacatgcTCCCTCCGTTCCTCCTCCATCTGTGCCAAGGGACTCCTGTTGATCAAGGACATTAGGTATTTAGTGGCCAATGGATCAGATCAATACTGCTAGTTCTGCAGTAAACTTTTAATGCTCCTGCTGTCTGAGTGAACCACTGATTGGATTGGATCCACAGAACCAGCAGCAGGGTCAATGGTCAGGTCAGTTTCAGCCAGACGCAGCTGATCCACTATGAAAATTGCTTCTTCACTAAGGTAATAATACAATTCAGTGTTTCTGCCTCATTCAGTCACAGTGAGCCGTTTGTTCAGATTTGATCTACAAGGCAATCTTTATTATAAAATGATCCCAATGAGCTGCACATAGTGTTTTGTGCAGATTACAaacgagaaagagagagagagagagcgacagagcgagagagagagtttccTCCATCTTATGAAGCAACgcctaaggacacttcagcatgcgcAATGGGGAAGACTGAGATTGAACCGTTGACCTGCAGCCACAGCTGACCCGTGACTGGGGCTGAGTTAGGGGCAGTAATATGTTTATGAGGAATCAGGTCATTGTGGGACAGAAAGCAAGCACTGAACCAAAATCTAAGATCAGAATATAGATGATTTCAGATTCGACAGTGATACATGTGAGGATTTATTCccatatacataaatacatttttctcatgttaaataatttttcATCCCTTgtgcacattttaaattaagCATTTGAGAACTAGACATATGTTTTGAGCACTTGACCTGTGAGAAATTATTTCCCATCCAATAGAGGAAAAAAAGCTTTATAAAGACTGTGATTTACAACACTGAGATTAATGATAGCACATTTTATGAAAGAAcaaatgtttttgtcttgtcACATGATTTATAAGTTGCTATATGGGACTTCACCTTGAGAGAATAGAATAAACGTGCTTTCCACAGGGTCTTATTTTCTAAGCGTAACCCCCTTTCTGTTGCTGCAAAGAGAAGCATTAGCGAGGTACTCTGCAGCAAATCTAGAGACTCGAGTGAAAGTCTCCTCTCCCAAAAAAGTACTGAAACTCTCCAGCAATCCTAAAGTAATCATTATCTTTGTCAGCCTCACGATTTCAAAACATATTCCTCAAAACTGCCTCACTCAAAGATTTTGGTTTTGACCTGCTTCAGTATTTATGTCTAACAGGGCAACAGGTAAAATATTATGTGTGTTGAAAAACCGGGAAGGTTTAAGGTTACTGAGCAAGAACATACTTTGTGAGCTGTCCCTTGGTCTTGGAATTGTCCACTCCATTACAGGTGACGGCAGCGAGTTTCTTACTGCGATAATTCTCGTAGTGGACATTGTTGGTAACATCCTTCAGATCCTGCATATGGGTTCTATGGAAAGGAGCAGAAACCAATCAGGAACATTAATCCAGAAGGCTTGTCTGTTAGAATACACAATAAACCTACTACCTAATTCAACAAGCAGTAAATCCAACTTTGACTATTGTTACACAAGCATTTGAAAGAGCAAAAAATGTATCAATCTAATAATTTACCAAAAAAGTCTGTCCGTGTAAACATTATCTTGAGAACATCATCAACTTTTTTTCACACTTTGtctgtgtattgttaagggtcCAGGAAAGAGTGGTATAACATTTGGTAATtcaatatgttcaatattagCAGCGGCTGATGAGACTCAATGTAAGTGACAAAGTCGATCACGACCACAAAATGTTCCGGGAATTACCATAGGCCAAGCAAACCTTCCATTACAAACACCAATTtgatatcaaaagttaaaagttTGGTGAATCGAGACAAGCAGAACCCGCCTCACCTTATGAGCATGTTGCGGAGCACAGTGAAATCGCAGTGTTCGCCATTctccactgaaacacacagggagagagaggaaaacagagaggggacagagacacacacacacatcacaattACTACACATAAATACTTTTCACAGTAACAATCACAATCATTATTAACTAGTCTCAAGAGAAACAGCAATAAAAATGCATTGCAAGCATGAATGGGTGATCTTCTACAGATATTTGTACAGACTGTCCTTCAGGTGTGACAtaactgaaatgaaatttgGGTAAATTGCGTTCAGTTGCTGTGGTTCATCTCTGGCTAAGTGTTCATATACAGAGGCAGTCCCAGCTAAAACACACGTTATTATTTTTTTCGGTGAGAAAAATCTATACACATATTATAGTAAAACagacaaaggaaaacaaattgtAAGCATAACGCCATCCAGTTCAAATGAATGTCATTAATCTCAATAGATACATGATCATAGCATGTAAAGTAAATTTATGCATCAGTAACAAAAGGAAGGGAGAGACGCTGAGCTGTAGCCCTTGTTTAGATGTACAACAATATCAGTTGTGGTGGCACATTCACAGAATACAGTAAAGGGCAAAGAGACGTCAGGCCATGATCACATAGGATTGTTTTATTATGAGCATTCTAATGGGTTTCAATATCATTTTTATAAAGCTGAGAAGAAAAACGAAATGGATATTTTCTGGAATAAAATAGACTACAATAAACTAGAACACCCTTGCTATTCTAAGCAATAAAACACATAACTGCTCACTTCAATACCCTCACAGGTTGTACAGCTAAAGCCCTGTTTGGTCTACAGCTTGGTGGCTATTACCTTCGTTTAAGCaaatttttacatatttttgcGCAACTATGGATTTATTATCTGAATTCCTTAATCTTCTTTAGACAACCTTAATAGTGTTCACATTTTTGCGACATCACATTTCAGCAGGTCACAGGCCCAGACTTGCTTCTTTAAACAATATGAATGAGACTGATGcaaaacactttaatttctcTAAATTCCTGTGAGTGAGCCTTTTCACTTTACAGAGACAACGACAATTGACCCACctttacattaaaaataaatttaataaatgcaaCTTTAATCTCTTCtttataatacaaaaaaaaacaaaaacaacagaatagcactcagtagagcgcatacctacGCCAAGGCCTAAaagtccctttatgaaacctgatttaaattcactgtaTCCCGATTTGCATCTCCATCGAATtggacaaatacaaaaatatttgtCCCCTTAAAATGccaaatcaagatccatgatttacttttcttataaataaatgaaaaggatGACCCCCGACCCAGTCACCATCCTTTGACCAAAGttcatggtaatctgtcaaGTAGTTTTTGAGAAATTACacaccaaccaaccaaccaacagactGATAGgggtaaaaacaaaacctccatTGCGGAGGTAATTGAGCGATTCTGTGGAGTCTCCCTTGAATAGTATTCATTTCAGTAGTAGATTTGTTGAAGCCAGTAGATGTATTTCTCTGACATCCTGTTCAGTGACACTACCAAGAATCACAGCTGAGTTTGGTGTTGGAGCCCAAGAAAAACGCCTCCTATCTGATCACAGCCTGTTACTATTGAACACACTGACGCCACACACTTAGAACAAACAGGAGCTCTTGGTCGGACTACAACATACACACCTGGTATTTTTTCAACATAGTACAGTTAGATGATTTTGTATGGGGCTtttttcctatctttattgacgagcgtggtctttcagttGAGAGCATGACTTGTTCAGATTCTGTATTACTTTTCATCACAGCCCTGCccttgcactcaaatagccccTGATTTCCTGCGCTCCAGCTCAAGCCCTTCTCTGCACTCGGGCTGCTTTCTGTGCGCTGGTGAATCGTCTACTCTCAGGTTTc
This window encodes:
- the LOC133009616 gene encoding C-C motif chemokine 4-like; protein product: MKTLCFTLGLLLLTVCCCNAGPEAVRHSTAPQTCCHEFYEKRLPIKRVTNITKTDKTCLKKAFIVQTVIGKQICYRQTFVWALDVYNQLH